ACTCGCGCAACTCGAAGCGCAACGCACGGCCGCGCAGGCCCAGTTGAACAAGGTGCATCGGCAGGTGCATCAGTTGAACGTTGCGAACAACGAGACGATTCCGCATATGCCGCGGTAACGTGACGCGCGGCCTGACCCGACTTCGCCCGCACCGGAAGAAAAAAACGCCGCCCAGGTTTTACCTTGGGCGGCGTCTTTTTACCTGCGCGTGTCGGCTGGGGCTCGCGGACCCCAGCCGGCGCTTTCGATCTGGTTACTGCGTCAGCTTCGTCGGAGATTAATTGCCGAAGAACACCGAACGCGGACCCTTCTCATCGGCCAGCGAGCGGCCAGCTTGCGACGTGCCGTTCGTCTGCACGCCATAGCCGCTTGCGTTGGCGTCTTCTGCGTGGACACGCGCTTCCGCGGCCTGGATGTTGTTCGGGTAGTTCTGGCGATCCGACAGCGGATCGTAGCCAGCCTTCTCCAGACGGGCGAGATCGGCGCGAACTTCGGCGCGCGTCACCGGCTGCTGGCTCGATTGGGCAAACGATGCGACGGGAGCGGCAACAGCGGCAGCAAGAACGACTGCGGAAATAAGGGCTTTCATGGACAACCTCCGAGAACTTGTTTTTCGATTCACTGCGAACATCGTGTCCGTCAGCGTTGATGCAAGTTTATTGAAGGAAACATCCTAGGGAAATCCCTAATCTCGCTAAACTATGTTGCGAGAATTGAAATAATTCATGTAACCGGGCGCTCGACCCGCTTTTTGAGATCAAATATTTGCAACGCTGTGTTCCAAAAAATGTGCACTGTTTGAAACAATGAGCCGCGCCAAAGCAAACGCCCCGGCGCCGTGAGGCGCCGGGGCGTTTGCAATCAGACCAATCTTCGCTTTACGGAGCGAAGCAAGCCCGTCTGCTCAGGACCAGTTCGCGTGGAAGCTACCCGGCTTGTCGAGGCGCTCGAACGTATGCGCGCCGAAGAAGTCGCGTTGCGCCTGCACGAGGTTGGCGGGCAGACGCGCCGAGCGGTAGCCGTCGAAGTACGCGATTGCCGACGAGAACGCCGGTACCGGCACGCCCGCCGTCGTCGCGGCGATCACGACGTCGCGCAGCGCCCCCTGGTAGTTCGCGGCGATGTCGCGGAAATACGGATCGAGCAGCAGGTTGGCGATCTGCTTGTCCTTGGAGTAGGCGTCCGTGATCTTCTGCAGGAAGCGGGCGCGGATGATACAGCCGGCACGGAAAATCTTCGCGATCGTGCCGTAGTCCAGATCCCACTTGTATTCGTCCGACGCCGCGCGCAGTTGCGCGAAGCCCTGTGCGTACGAAATCACCTTGCTGAAGTACAACGCGCGGCGCACGGATTCGATGAACGCGGCGCGGTCGCCCGAGAACGGCTTGGCGGCCGGCCCTTCGAGCACCTTGCTGGCTGCCACGCGCTGATCCTTCAGCGACGACAGCACGCGCGCGAACACGGCTTCCGTAATCAGCGGCAGCGGCGCGCCGAGGTCGAGCGCGTTCTGGCTCGTCCACTTGCCCGTGCCCTTTTGCGCGGCGCGGTCCATGATGATGTCGACGAGATCCTTGCCCGTTTCTTCGTCCTTCTTGTCGAAGATCTTCGACGTGATCTCGATCAGGTAGCTGTCCAGCTCGCCCTTGTTCCACTCGGTGTAGACCGCGCCCAGTTCCTGGTTCGACAGCCCGAGCACCTGCTTGAGCACCGCATAGCTTTCGGCGATCAGCTGCATGTCGCCGTATTCGATGCCGTTGTGCACCATCTTCACAAAGTGGCCCGCGCCGTCAGCACCCATGTATGCGACGCACGGCTCGCCGTCCGGCGCCTTCGCCGCGATCTCGGTGAGGATCGGGGCGACGAGGTCGTACGCTTCGCGCTGGCCGCCCGGCATGATCGACGGGCCCTTGAGCGCGCCCTCTTCGCCGCCCGACACGCCCGTGCCGATGAAGTGCAGGCCCGACT
The Paraburkholderia hospita DNA segment above includes these coding regions:
- a CDS encoding DUF4148 domain-containing protein, whose amino-acid sequence is MKALISAVVLAAAVAAPVASFAQSSQQPVTRAEVRADLARLEKAGYDPLSDRQNYPNNIQAAEARVHAEDANASGYGVQTNGTSQAGRSLADEKGPRSVFFGN
- the gndA gene encoding NADP-dependent phosphogluconate dehydrogenase, which gives rise to MGKQAIGVVGLAVMGRNLALNIESRGHAVSVFNRTREKTDELIAEFPDRKLVPTFTLEEFVNSLEKPRRILMMVKAGEGTDATIASLQPLLDKGDILIDGGNTHFTDTIRRNQELAKSGLHFIGTGVSGGEEGALKGPSIMPGGQREAYDLVAPILTEIAAKAPDGEPCVAYMGADGAGHFVKMVHNGIEYGDMQLIAESYAVLKQVLGLSNQELGAVYTEWNKGELDSYLIEITSKIFDKKDEETGKDLVDIIMDRAAQKGTGKWTSQNALDLGAPLPLITEAVFARVLSSLKDQRVAASKVLEGPAAKPFSGDRAAFIESVRRALYFSKVISYAQGFAQLRAASDEYKWDLDYGTIAKIFRAGCIIRARFLQKITDAYSKDKQIANLLLDPYFRDIAANYQGALRDVVIAATTAGVPVPAFSSAIAYFDGYRSARLPANLVQAQRDFFGAHTFERLDKPGSFHANWS